In Candidatus Rokuibacteriota bacterium, one DNA window encodes the following:
- a CDS encoding hydantoinase B/oxoprolinase family protein encodes MSAMDPVTLDICWNRLIGVVNEQAAALQRTSFTSVVREAGDLSAGVFDRRGYMIAQAVTGTPGHINSMALCMKHVLAVHPIESLRAGDVLITNDPWKTSGHLNDVTIVTPVFRGRRCVALFASTCHTADIGGHVLSAEAREVYEEGLFIPIMKLYEAGELSRPLAALIHANTRLPDLVMGDFHAQIAGGAVGGDRLLEFMDEFGIETLEPLADEIIGRTERAMRESIARLRPGAYAYRITSDGFGEPVTIAVRCEVRGDELWIDYAGSSPESRRGINVVMNYTEAYTTYGVKIVVSPDVPNNEGAFRPLRIGAPAGSILNCRHPAPVAARHIIGHLLPHVVAGALKEALPEHVMAEGSANIWGVQAAGKDAAGAPFTYIFFTSGGTGARSTKDGLSATAFPSGVLGTPVEVIESLSPLLVEKKALREGSGGDGRYRGGLGQVIAFRVRTREPYVCSILCDRTRVPAQGFFGGEPGAPGEVLVNGRPPANPKAEQALPPDALVEILLPGGGGYGPPAERDPALRARDRQEGYAG; translated from the coding sequence GTGAGCGCCATGGATCCCGTCACGCTGGATATCTGCTGGAACCGGCTGATCGGCGTGGTCAACGAGCAGGCGGCCGCCCTCCAGCGGACCTCCTTCACCTCCGTGGTGCGAGAGGCGGGGGACCTGTCCGCGGGCGTCTTCGACCGGCGCGGCTACATGATCGCCCAGGCCGTGACCGGCACGCCCGGCCACATCAACTCGATGGCGCTCTGCATGAAGCACGTCCTCGCGGTTCACCCCATCGAGTCGCTCCGGGCCGGCGATGTCCTGATCACGAACGATCCCTGGAAGACCTCCGGGCACCTCAACGACGTCACGATCGTGACCCCCGTCTTCAGGGGGCGGCGCTGCGTCGCGCTCTTCGCCTCGACCTGCCACACGGCCGACATCGGCGGCCACGTGCTCTCCGCCGAGGCGCGCGAGGTGTACGAGGAGGGGCTCTTCATCCCCATCATGAAGCTCTACGAGGCGGGGGAGCTGAGCCGCCCGCTGGCCGCCCTGATCCACGCCAACACCCGCCTCCCCGACCTCGTGATGGGAGACTTCCATGCCCAGATCGCCGGCGGGGCGGTCGGGGGCGACCGCCTGCTCGAGTTCATGGACGAGTTCGGGATCGAGACGCTGGAGCCGCTGGCCGACGAGATCATCGGCAGGACCGAGCGCGCCATGCGGGAGTCCATCGCCCGGCTCCGACCCGGCGCCTACGCCTACCGCATCACCTCCGACGGCTTCGGCGAGCCCGTCACCATCGCGGTGCGCTGCGAGGTGCGGGGGGACGAGCTCTGGATCGACTATGCGGGCTCCTCGCCCGAGAGCCGGCGCGGCATCAACGTGGTGATGAACTACACGGAGGCCTACACCACGTACGGCGTGAAGATCGTCGTGAGCCCGGACGTGCCCAACAACGAGGGGGCGTTCCGCCCGCTACGGATCGGCGCCCCCGCGGGAAGCATCCTCAACTGCCGCCACCCGGCCCCCGTGGCCGCCCGGCACATCATCGGGCACCTCCTGCCCCACGTGGTGGCGGGCGCCCTCAAGGAGGCGCTCCCGGAACACGTCATGGCCGAGGGCTCGGCCAATATCTGGGGGGTGCAGGCGGCGGGCAAGGACGCAGCAGGCGCCCCCTTCACCTACATCTTCTTCACCTCGGGCGGCACGGGGGCCCGGAGCACGAAGGATGGGCTCTCGGCCACCGCCTTCCCGTCGGGGGTGCTGGGCACTCCCGTGGAGGTCATCGAGTCGCTGTCGCCGCTCCTCGTCGAGAAGAAGGCTCTCCGCGAGGGCTCGGGCGGCGACGGCCGCTACCGGGGCGGGCTCGGCCAGGTGATCGCCTTCCGGGTGCGGACCCGGGAGCCCTACGTCTGCTCGATCCTCTGCGACCGCACCCGCGTGCCCGCCCAGGGCTTCTTCGGCGGCGAGCCGGGCGCCCCGGGCGAGGTGCTCGTGAACGGCCGCCCCCCCGCCAACCCGAAGGCCGAGCAGGCGCTTCCCCCTGACGCGCTGGTGGAGATCCTCCTCCCCGGGGGCGGCGGCTACGGGCCGCCGGCCGAGCGCGATCCCGCGCTCCGTGCCCGCGACCGGCAGGAGGGATACGCGGGCTGA
- a CDS encoding methyltransferase domain-containing protein, producing MRPTDHAYVPREALAVLTARTLQNSHRCLLELLEPGMTVLDVGCGPGTLTMGIARRVDPGSVVGMDLNPEMIAAAEKASPPGQIPNLVFYKGDIRQSSWQAEFDLVNAARVLQWIPDAETALGAMARAVRPGGQVVVLDYDHTRAEWSQPPGAWTRFYRAFLEWREAGGLDNAIIERVPAMCAAAGLVDIHVTPLVETVRAGDADFLRVAGAWRLVADSRGRQMVAAGHLDEDERRAAVQAFTAWMQTEDATQTTHEACVVARRPTEPRP from the coding sequence ATGCGCCCCACCGATCACGCGTACGTCCCTCGGGAGGCCCTGGCGGTACTGACCGCGCGGACCCTCCAGAACAGCCACCGCTGTCTTCTCGAGCTCCTCGAGCCTGGCATGACGGTGCTCGACGTCGGCTGCGGTCCCGGCACGCTCACCATGGGGATAGCCCGGCGTGTGGACCCTGGCAGCGTGGTGGGCATGGACCTCAACCCCGAGATGATCGCCGCCGCCGAGAAGGCGAGCCCGCCCGGCCAGATCCCGAACCTCGTCTTCTACAAGGGCGACATCCGCCAGAGCAGCTGGCAGGCGGAGTTCGACCTGGTCAACGCGGCGCGTGTCCTGCAGTGGATCCCCGACGCCGAGACCGCGCTCGGAGCCATGGCGCGCGCCGTGAGGCCCGGCGGTCAGGTGGTCGTCCTGGACTACGACCACACGAGGGCCGAGTGGAGCCAGCCGCCTGGCGCCTGGACGCGCTTCTACAGGGCCTTCCTCGAGTGGCGCGAGGCCGGAGGGCTCGACAACGCCATCATCGAGCGAGTGCCGGCGATGTGCGCCGCCGCCGGTCTCGTGGACATCCACGTGACGCCGCTCGTCGAGACCGTGCGGGCCGGCGACGCGGACTTCCTGCGCGTGGCCGGCGCCTGGCGGCTCGTGGCCGACAGCCGCGGCCGCCAGATGGTCGCGGCCGGCCATCTCGACGAGGACGAGCGGCGGGCCGCCGTGCAGGCCTTCACCGCCTGGATGCAGACGGAGGACGCCACGCAGACGACCCATGAGGCCTGCGTGGTCGCCCGCCGCCCCACGGAGCCCCGCCCGTGA
- a CDS encoding hydantoinase/oxoprolinase family protein: MAPPPPTSARIGVDIGGTFTDLVWVDETTGAVHVGKLLTTPKDPAQAVEQGVVALLHEARGAPVAVRTLIHGTTLATNALIERQGARTGLLATAGFRDTLEIGREGRYDMYDLFIDPPAPLVPRHLRLEVPERLLPDGSVLRPLDEEAARAAVAALLTQGVEAIAVSLLHAYRNPAHERALAALVAGLAPGLPVSCSSEVVPEIREFERTSTTVANVYVMPLMARYLDDLERKLAEMGIPGNFYVMLSSGGIATPETARRVPIRLVESGPAAGALAAARAARQMGAERLLSFDMGGTTAKACVIDGGRPLVAREFEVARADRFKKGSGLPIRVPVIEMIEIGAGGGSIARVDRMGLLKVGPRSAGADPGPACYALGGTEPTVTDADLLLGYLDPDFFLGGRMRLDAEAARRAVEERVARPMGLSLMEAAWGIHRVVNENMAAAARIHGIERGRDLRAYPLFAFGGAGPVHAWNVGRILKAPCVLIPFAAGAISAYGLLAAPLAFDFVRTAPQPLDRADWDRVNELFAEMEAEGRQVLSRAGVAERDMAFRRSAEMRYLGQGHEVEAPVPGGPLGPQSLAPLTAAFEEAYRMLYSRTPMGVPIEALNWRVVVSGPTPSVPATEGVAEGPGAAGTEPEVKTRRRAYFPEAGGHADTPVYDRYALRHGMRIGGPAIIEERESTTIIGPGAIVHVDERLTLVARLL, from the coding sequence ATGGCCCCGCCCCCGCCCACCAGCGCCCGCATCGGCGTCGACATCGGCGGCACGTTCACCGATCTCGTCTGGGTGGACGAGACCACGGGGGCGGTGCACGTCGGCAAGCTCCTGACGACGCCGAAGGATCCGGCCCAGGCCGTCGAGCAGGGCGTGGTCGCCCTGCTCCACGAGGCCCGGGGCGCGCCGGTCGCCGTGCGCACGCTGATCCACGGTACGACCCTCGCCACCAACGCCCTCATCGAGCGTCAGGGCGCGCGCACCGGCCTCCTCGCCACGGCCGGTTTCCGCGATACCCTCGAGATCGGCCGCGAGGGACGGTACGACATGTACGACCTCTTCATCGATCCGCCCGCGCCCCTCGTGCCGCGCCACCTGCGCCTCGAGGTGCCGGAGCGGCTGCTGCCGGACGGCAGTGTCCTCCGTCCGCTGGACGAGGAGGCCGCCCGCGCCGCCGTCGCGGCGCTCCTGACCCAGGGCGTCGAGGCGATCGCCGTGTCGCTGCTCCACGCGTACCGCAATCCCGCCCACGAGCGGGCCCTCGCGGCCCTCGTCGCCGGGCTGGCGCCCGGGCTGCCGGTCTCCTGCTCATCCGAGGTGGTGCCCGAGATCCGCGAGTTCGAGCGCACCTCGACCACCGTGGCCAACGTCTACGTGATGCCGCTCATGGCGCGCTACCTCGACGACCTCGAGCGCAAGCTCGCCGAGATGGGGATCCCCGGGAACTTCTACGTGATGCTCTCCTCGGGTGGCATCGCCACGCCCGAGACGGCCCGGCGCGTGCCGATCCGCCTCGTGGAGTCCGGCCCCGCCGCCGGCGCGCTGGCCGCCGCGCGCGCCGCCCGCCAGATGGGGGCCGAGCGCCTGCTCTCCTTCGACATGGGCGGCACCACGGCCAAGGCCTGCGTCATCGACGGCGGCCGGCCGCTGGTGGCGCGGGAGTTCGAGGTGGCGCGCGCCGACCGCTTCAAGAAGGGCTCGGGGCTGCCGATCCGCGTCCCCGTCATCGAGATGATCGAGATCGGCGCCGGCGGCGGCTCTATCGCGCGCGTGGACCGGATGGGGCTCTTGAAGGTCGGACCCCGGAGCGCTGGCGCCGATCCGGGCCCGGCCTGCTATGCCCTGGGCGGCACCGAGCCCACCGTCACCGACGCCGACCTCCTCCTTGGCTACCTCGATCCCGACTTCTTCCTGGGGGGGCGCATGCGGCTCGACGCGGAGGCTGCCCGCCGCGCCGTCGAGGAGCGCGTCGCGCGCCCGATGGGGCTGTCCCTCATGGAAGCCGCCTGGGGCATCCACCGCGTGGTCAACGAGAACATGGCCGCCGCGGCGCGGATCCATGGCATCGAGCGCGGCCGGGACCTGCGGGCCTACCCCCTCTTCGCCTTCGGCGGCGCGGGTCCCGTGCATGCGTGGAACGTGGGCCGCATCCTCAAGGCCCCGTGCGTCCTGATCCCCTTCGCCGCCGGCGCCATCTCGGCCTATGGCCTCCTGGCCGCGCCGCTGGCCTTCGACTTCGTCCGCACGGCCCCTCAGCCGCTCGACCGGGCCGACTGGGACCGCGTCAACGAGCTGTTCGCCGAGATGGAGGCCGAGGGGCGACAGGTGCTGAGCCGCGCGGGCGTGGCCGAGCGGGACATGGCCTTCCGCCGCAGCGCCGAGATGCGCTACCTGGGCCAGGGGCACGAGGTGGAGGCCCCCGTCCCCGGGGGCCCGCTGGGGCCGCAGAGCCTCGCGCCCCTCACGGCTGCCTTCGAGGAGGCCTACAGGATGCTCTACAGCCGCACCCCCATGGGCGTCCCCATCGAGGCGCTCAACTGGCGCGTGGTGGTCTCGGGTCCCACGCCCAGCGTCCCGGCCACGGAGGGCGTGGCCGAGGGCCCCGGCGCCGCAGGGACCGAGCCCGAGGTCAAGACACGCCGCCGAGCCTACTTCCCCGAGGCGGGGGGCCACGCGGACACGCCCGTCTACGACCGCTATGCCCTCCGCCACGGCATGCGCATCGGCGGGCCCGCCATCATCGAGGAGCGCGAGTCCACGACGATCATCGGCCCCGGGGCCATCGTCCACGTGGACGAGCGGCTCACCCTCGTGGCGAGGCTGCTCTGA